A stretch of Paenibacillus mucilaginosus 3016 DNA encodes these proteins:
- a CDS encoding SGNH/GDSL hydrolase family protein — translation MTKIEDGAVVLFQGDSITDCGRNRQNGHDLGVGYALMAAARFGHLYPQKEVRFLNRGIGGNRVVNLLDRWQEDCIDLKPTWVSIYIGINDTWRRYDRDDPTSTEEFAERYHRLILQTKEQLNAKIILVEPFVLPVPEDRRSWREDLDPKIQVVRRLASEFQTLYVPLDGLFAAASAQTAPDYWAPDGVHPSPAGHALIADAWLKAVQA, via the coding sequence ATGACGAAGATCGAAGATGGAGCGGTGGTCCTTTTTCAAGGGGACAGCATTACGGACTGTGGAAGGAACAGACAGAACGGACATGACCTCGGCGTAGGATACGCCTTAATGGCGGCCGCTCGCTTTGGGCACTTGTATCCGCAAAAGGAAGTTCGATTCCTGAACAGGGGAATCGGAGGAAACCGGGTGGTTAATCTGCTGGACCGGTGGCAGGAGGATTGTATTGATCTCAAGCCTACATGGGTTTCCATCTACATAGGGATTAATGATACCTGGCGGCGGTATGACCGGGACGATCCAACGTCAACGGAAGAGTTCGCTGAGCGTTACCACCGTTTGATCCTGCAGACCAAGGAGCAGCTGAACGCTAAGATTATTTTGGTGGAGCCCTTCGTTCTTCCGGTGCCTGAAGACCGGAGGAGTTGGAGAGAGGACCTTGACCCTAAGATCCAGGTGGTACGGCGGTTGGCCAGCGAGTTTCAAACGCTGTACGTTCCCTTGGACGGCCTGTTTGCTGCCGCGAGTGCACAGACAGCTCCGGATTATTGGGCACCGGATGGAGTTCATCCTTCCCCTGCCGGGCATGCGCTTATTGCAGATGCATGGTTGAAGGCCGTCCAGGCGTAG
- a CDS encoding polysaccharide deacetylase family protein, with protein MNRTLPAITAAFLLGGSLLLSSCAPAAPKSAAPLTESPAAEPPRDEEFMPKSANAGNAPTVILPPAALNPSPTITPTLPTPVPQSLSAPAPVIPPAAPIPRTKAKPKSQPTAPTKPAKETVSVRQQLTLSQLTRKYPNLLVRRGPTSSKKAALTFDDAPDDRYTEQVLDTLAASGVKATFFVLGSQASKYPDVVRRMAREGHVIGSHSYQHALFPKLTDERFHSQIEDTEQTLLKLVGYKPRLLRPPYGEITESQLLWAGERGLKIVNWNVDSLDWKQLGKEQVTANILRGVEAGSIILQHSGGGPGQDLSGTVAALPGVIASLRAQGYQLVTLPELLQVSKQLK; from the coding sequence ATGAACCGGACGCTGCCGGCCATAACCGCTGCATTCCTGTTAGGCGGATCGCTGCTTCTCAGCTCCTGCGCCCCAGCCGCTCCTAAATCAGCCGCTCCCCTTACGGAGTCCCCTGCAGCGGAGCCTCCAAGAGATGAGGAATTCATGCCCAAGAGCGCGAATGCCGGAAATGCCCCTACCGTCATCCTTCCTCCGGCTGCATTGAATCCCTCGCCAACTATAACTCCAACTCTGCCTACACCCGTACCTCAGTCGTTATCTGCACCTGCACCGGTCATTCCTCCTGCGGCACCCATCCCGCGTACCAAGGCGAAGCCCAAGAGTCAACCCACCGCCCCAACAAAGCCGGCCAAAGAAACGGTATCCGTTCGTCAGCAGCTAACGTTGTCCCAGCTCACCCGCAAGTACCCGAACCTGCTTGTGCGCAGAGGACCGACCTCCTCCAAAAAGGCTGCACTCACCTTCGACGATGCTCCTGATGACCGCTACACGGAGCAGGTCCTGGACACCCTTGCCGCCTCTGGGGTTAAGGCTACCTTTTTCGTGCTGGGCTCTCAGGCTTCCAAATATCCTGATGTGGTCAGACGTATGGCAAGAGAGGGTCATGTTATCGGCAGCCATTCGTATCAGCATGCTCTCTTTCCCAAGCTGACTGATGAACGTTTCCATTCTCAGATTGAAGATACGGAGCAGACGCTGCTGAAACTGGTAGGCTACAAACCGAGGCTGCTTCGCCCTCCCTACGGTGAGATTACGGAGAGCCAGCTGCTGTGGGCAGGCGAGCGCGGCCTGAAGATCGTGAACTGGAATGTGGATTCTCTGGATTGGAAACAGCTGGGGAAGGAGCAGGTGACGGCCAACATACTTCGTGGAGTGGAAGCCGGTTCGATCATCCTGCAGCACTCCGGCGGCGGACCCGGACAAGATCTCAGCGGAACCGTTGCTGCCCTGCCCGGTGTCATTGCCTCCCTTCGCGCCCAAGGCTATCAGCTTGTGACCCTTCCGGAACTTCTGCAGGTCTCCAAGCAGCTGAAGTAG
- a CDS encoding sulfite exporter TauE/SafE family protein — protein sequence MSILFYTAVGLLSATFGSLVGLGGGIIIVPALVYLGPYFVGESISVATAVGTSLAVLIFTALSSTLTFVKQKRVDFKSGWLYFLTCGPGAMLGSYVTQFVDASSFQLSFGIFMLLMAILLILRDAMKPINIQWSIKRTYTDGQGQTFQYGYSVLPALCIGLAVGFISGLFGIGGGSLFVPAMVLLFRYPPHVATATSMFVILLSSILGSLTHLGLGEVNLWMVAGLAPTAIVGGWLGALIASRLSSRKLMWVLRITFILVAIKMIWEGLTSP from the coding sequence ATGAGCATTTTATTTTATACCGCAGTCGGTCTTCTCTCTGCCACGTTCGGCAGCTTGGTGGGGCTTGGCGGCGGTATTATTATTGTCCCGGCCCTGGTGTACCTGGGGCCTTATTTTGTCGGTGAATCCATTTCCGTGGCCACGGCTGTAGGGACGTCCCTGGCCGTACTCATCTTCACCGCTCTCTCTTCTACGCTGACCTTTGTTAAACAGAAGCGAGTCGATTTCAAAAGCGGCTGGCTCTACTTTCTGACCTGCGGCCCGGGGGCGATGCTCGGCTCCTATGTCACGCAGTTCGTAGACGCCTCATCCTTCCAGCTCAGCTTCGGCATCTTCATGCTTCTCATGGCCATTCTGCTGATTCTGAGAGATGCCATGAAGCCAATCAATATCCAATGGTCTATTAAACGTACCTATACGGACGGACAAGGCCAAACCTTCCAGTACGGCTACAGTGTCCTGCCTGCCCTCTGTATCGGACTTGCCGTCGGGTTCATTTCGGGGCTGTTCGGCATCGGCGGCGGATCACTGTTCGTACCGGCTATGGTGCTGCTCTTCCGTTATCCGCCCCATGTGGCCACAGCGACATCCATGTTTGTCATCCTGCTTTCCTCGATCCTCGGCAGTTTAACTCATCTGGGACTCGGCGAGGTCAATCTGTGGATGGTTGCCGGTCTGGCCCCGACCGCCATTGTGGGCGGCTGGCTGGGTGCGCTCATCGCAAGCCGTCTCAGCTCACGTAAGCTGATGTGGGTGCTACGGATAACGTTCATCCTCGTCGCCATCAAAATGATCTGGGAGGGACTCACCTCCCCCTAG
- the glpX gene encoding class II fructose-bisphosphatase yields MERELALEFVRITELAALSAAGWMGRGDKIGADGAATAAMRAMFDTVSIRGTVVIGEGEMDEAPMLYIGEQVGNGTGPEVDVAVDPLEGTELVAKGLNNALAVLAIAGKGNLLHAPDMYMDKLAVGPELAGRLSLEDPLETTLTKAAELLGKPLSNLTVMILDRDRHRQQIEILRRVGVRIKLLSDGDVAGAMAPAMADSGIDLYVGSGGAPEGVIAAAALRCLGGELQGRLRPSSQEEENRCIAMGLTDPHRILTMEDMVGTEDVIFAATGITPGEILSGVRYLPGNRAETHSIVMRAKTRTIRFIQSNHYLPNKPIFGQVQSEAAASRA; encoded by the coding sequence ATGGAGAGAGAACTGGCACTGGAGTTCGTACGCATTACGGAATTGGCCGCATTATCGGCAGCCGGATGGATGGGACGAGGGGATAAGATCGGCGCGGACGGCGCGGCTACGGCCGCTATGCGGGCTATGTTCGATACGGTTTCGATCCGGGGGACCGTCGTCATCGGGGAAGGCGAGATGGACGAGGCCCCCATGCTCTATATAGGTGAACAGGTCGGCAACGGAACAGGGCCTGAAGTTGATGTAGCCGTGGATCCCCTCGAAGGAACCGAGCTCGTTGCCAAGGGACTGAACAATGCCCTCGCCGTTCTAGCCATTGCCGGCAAAGGCAACCTGCTCCACGCGCCGGATATGTATATGGATAAGCTCGCGGTGGGACCTGAACTCGCAGGCCGTCTCAGCCTGGAAGATCCGCTGGAGACGACGCTGACCAAAGCCGCTGAGCTGCTCGGCAAACCGCTCAGCAACCTGACCGTCATGATCCTCGACCGCGACCGGCACCGTCAGCAGATCGAGATTCTGCGCCGCGTCGGCGTTCGGATCAAGCTGCTCAGCGATGGCGATGTAGCGGGCGCTATGGCGCCGGCGATGGCCGATTCGGGCATCGACCTGTATGTGGGCTCCGGCGGTGCTCCCGAAGGCGTGATTGCGGCCGCGGCGCTGCGCTGCCTTGGCGGCGAGCTGCAGGGCAGGCTGCGCCCGTCCTCCCAAGAGGAGGAGAACCGCTGCATTGCCATGGGGCTGACCGATCCGCACCGCATCCTCACCATGGAGGATATGGTGGGTACGGAAGACGTCATCTTTGCGGCAACCGGCATCACCCCCGGGGAGATCCTCAGCGGAGTCCGTTACCTGCCCGGCAACCGGGCCGAGACCCACTCAATCGTGATGCGGGCCAAAACGCGGACCATCCGCTTTATCCAGTCTAATCACTATCTGCCGAACAAACCCATCTTTGGCCAGGTGCAGAGCGAAGCCGCTGCCTCGCGGGCTTAA
- a CDS encoding helix-turn-helix transcriptional regulator — translation MQIVELVKKHAPITGEGIAEMLGLSRPTLRSDLALLVMLGLVDAKPKVGYTPGSAVSAGSQAGRKLLGLKVSEVQAMPVIVRETASVNDAVVSLFLENVGSLIVVDEDGCLSGVISRKDLLKVTLGNPGASTMPVSMAMTRGANVVHVSPDDSVIDAARKMIHHQVDSLPVVVPSKADPVNGRTRWDVVGRMTKTIMTQILLDLVADR, via the coding sequence TTGCAAATTGTGGAGCTTGTGAAAAAACATGCGCCGATTACCGGCGAAGGAATAGCCGAAATGCTCGGATTAAGCCGTCCGACCCTGCGCTCGGACCTGGCTCTGCTTGTCATGCTGGGGCTGGTGGATGCGAAGCCCAAGGTCGGATATACACCAGGCTCGGCCGTATCGGCCGGATCGCAGGCGGGGCGCAAGCTGCTCGGCCTCAAGGTGAGTGAAGTGCAGGCGATGCCTGTGATCGTACGCGAAACCGCTTCGGTGAACGACGCGGTGGTCTCGCTTTTTCTGGAGAATGTGGGGAGCCTGATTGTCGTGGATGAGGACGGGTGCCTGTCGGGGGTCATCTCCCGCAAAGACCTGCTGAAGGTTACGCTGGGCAATCCGGGAGCTTCGACCATGCCGGTATCCATGGCCATGACGCGGGGAGCGAACGTCGTCCATGTATCTCCGGATGACTCGGTAATCGATGCGGCACGCAAAATGATTCACCACCAGGTGGACTCGCTGCCGGTTGTCGTGCCGTCGAAAGCCGATCCGGTCAATGGAAGAACGAGATGGGACGTTGTCGGCCGGATGACGAAGACCATCATGACGCAGATCCTGCTCGACCTCGTAGCGGACCGTTAG
- a CDS encoding pyruvate, water dikinase regulatory protein, whose amino-acid sequence MKDEQLYEITICSDALGETAEAVVRATMRQFDAHQVRTKRISHIKTEDEIRAIMEEAASRGGFVAYTLVQPELREMMKEEAIRLGVRAVDVMGPMMEAFIDTWGDAPKRKPGLLHQLDEDYFRRVEAVEFAVKCDDGRDTGALLKAQLVLIGVSRTSKTPLSIFLAHKGIKVSNLPLVPEVKLPRELFLLPSSRIVGLTMDAEKLYKIRTERLKAVGLPFGSKYAELDRIQEELQYAEGLMKQVGCLVVNVTDRAIEETAGLIMDYLQR is encoded by the coding sequence ATGAAGGATGAGCAGCTGTATGAGATCACGATCTGTTCGGATGCCCTGGGGGAAACGGCCGAGGCGGTCGTCAGGGCGACGATGCGCCAATTCGACGCGCACCAGGTCCGGACCAAACGGATCTCCCACATCAAGACGGAGGATGAAATCCGGGCTATCATGGAAGAAGCGGCCAGCCGCGGCGGTTTCGTAGCTTATACGCTCGTTCAGCCGGAGCTGCGCGAGATGATGAAGGAAGAGGCAATCCGGCTTGGCGTACGGGCGGTCGATGTGATGGGGCCGATGATGGAGGCCTTCATCGATACGTGGGGGGACGCGCCGAAACGCAAGCCGGGCCTGCTCCACCAGCTCGACGAAGACTACTTCCGCCGCGTGGAGGCGGTGGAGTTCGCCGTGAAGTGCGATGACGGCCGGGATACGGGAGCCCTGCTGAAGGCGCAGCTGGTGCTGATCGGGGTGTCGCGGACTTCGAAAACGCCGCTGAGTATTTTTTTGGCGCACAAGGGGATTAAGGTCTCGAATCTGCCGCTGGTTCCTGAGGTGAAGCTGCCGAGGGAGCTCTTCCTGCTGCCCAGCTCGCGGATCGTGGGACTGACGATGGATGCGGAGAAATTGTACAAGATCCGCACCGAGCGCCTGAAGGCGGTCGGGCTGCCGTTCGGCTCTAAGTATGCGGAGCTCGACCGGATCCAGGAGGAGCTGCAGTATGCCGAAGGCTTGATGAAGCAGGTCGGTTGCCTGGTGGTGAACGTGACGGACCGGGCGATCGAGGAGACCGCCGGGCTGATTATGGACTACCTGCAGAGGTAA